The following proteins are encoded in a genomic region of Pelodictyon phaeoclathratiforme BU-1:
- the aprB gene encoding adenylyl-sulfate reductase subunit beta: MPSFVIKEKCDGCKGQERTACMYICPNDLMKLDVDRMLAWNQEPDQCWECYNCVKICPQQAIEVRGYADFVPLGGNVIPLRGTDAIMWTIKFRNGILKRYKFPIRTTSEGSIDLYSGKPEHDYANLKKPGFFNMTEYPTL, from the coding sequence ATGCCGAGTTTTGTCATTAAAGAAAAATGTGACGGCTGCAAGGGTCAGGAAAGGACAGCATGTATGTACATCTGTCCCAATGACCTCATGAAGCTTGATGTTGACAGGATGCTGGCCTGGAACCAGGAACCGGACCAGTGCTGGGAGTGCTACAATTGCGTGAAAATCTGTCCACAGCAGGCTATCGAAGTCAGGGGATATGCTGATTTCGTACCACTGGGTGGAAATGTGATTCCGTTAAGGGGAACAGATGCTATCATGTGGACGATCAAATTCAGAAATGGAATCCTGAAACGCTACAAATTCCCGATCAGAACGACTTCAGAAGGTTCGATTGATCTCTACTCGGGCAAGCCTGAGCATGATTACGCCAATCTGAAAAAGCCAGGATTCTTCAACATGACAGAGTATCCAACACTATAA
- the sat gene encoding sulfate adenylyltransferase has translation MSLVNPHGREKILKPLLLSGQALQNEQERAKSMARVTLSSRETGDLIMLGIGGFTPLSGFMGYEDWKGSVEECKLADGTFWPIPITLSTTKEQADKLKIGAEVALVDEESGETMGSMTIEEKYAIDKSHECREVFKTDDPKHPGVLMVMNQGDVNLGGSVKVFSEGSFPSEFEGIYMTPAQTRKMFEDNGWSTVAAFQTRNPMHRSHEYLVKIAIEICDGVLIHQLLGKLKPGDIPADVRRDCINVLMDNYFVKGTCIQGGYPLDMRYAGPREALLHALFRQNFGCSHLIVGRDHAGVGDYYGPFDAHYIFDQIPKDALETKPLKIDWTFYCYKCDGMASMKTCPHTNEDRLNVSGTKLRKMLSEGEEVPEHFSRPEVLEVLHRYYATLTEKVDIGLQTNTGG, from the coding sequence ATGTCGTTAGTCAATCCGCATGGCAGGGAAAAGATTTTAAAACCGCTTTTATTGTCCGGGCAGGCGTTGCAGAATGAACAGGAACGAGCAAAGTCAATGGCCAGGGTCACTCTTTCATCAAGAGAGACCGGTGACCTGATCATGCTCGGTATCGGTGGATTCACTCCCCTGAGTGGCTTCATGGGATATGAGGACTGGAAAGGAAGCGTCGAGGAGTGCAAGCTGGCTGACGGCACCTTCTGGCCCATTCCCATTACCTTGTCAACAACCAAAGAACAGGCCGATAAGCTGAAAATCGGAGCGGAAGTTGCTCTGGTGGACGAAGAATCGGGAGAGACGATGGGAAGTATGACGATTGAGGAGAAATATGCAATCGACAAGTCACATGAGTGTCGGGAAGTTTTTAAAACCGATGACCCAAAACACCCCGGGGTACTGATGGTCATGAACCAGGGCGACGTCAATCTTGGCGGTAGCGTAAAAGTGTTCAGCGAAGGTTCTTTTCCCTCCGAATTCGAGGGGATCTATATGACTCCGGCCCAGACAAGAAAAATGTTTGAGGATAATGGCTGGAGCACCGTAGCTGCTTTCCAGACAAGAAACCCCATGCACCGCTCTCATGAATATCTGGTCAAGATTGCCATAGAGATCTGTGACGGTGTACTGATTCATCAACTTCTCGGAAAACTCAAACCCGGCGATATTCCTGCCGATGTCAGAAGAGACTGCATCAACGTCCTGATGGACAATTATTTCGTCAAGGGCACCTGCATACAGGGTGGCTATCCGCTTGATATGCGATATGCCGGCCCAAGAGAAGCTCTGCTCCATGCATTATTCAGACAAAATTTTGGCTGCAGTCACCTGATAGTCGGAAGAGACCATGCGGGTGTCGGAGATTATTATGGCCCCTTTGACGCACACTATATTTTCGACCAAATTCCGAAAGATGCGCTGGAGACCAAGCCATTAAAAATTGACTGGACCTTTTACTGTTACAAATGTGATGGTATGGCCTCCATGAAGACCTGTCCCCATACAAACGAAGACCGACTGAATGTAAGCGGCACAAAACTCAGAAAAATGCTTTCCGAAGGAGAAGAGGTCCCTGAGCATTTCAGCCGTCCGGAAGTGCTTGAAGTCCTGCACCGCTACTACGCAACACTGACTGAAAAAGTTGATATCGGGCTGCAGACCAATACTGGCGGATAA
- the aprA gene encoding adenylyl-sulfate reductase subunit alpha — protein sequence MGVEKNEFKFCKKPEVVYIDTDILLIGGGMACCGAVYEAAKWATPKGLRITMVDKASVDRSGAVAQGLSAINTYCGENDPADYVKYVRTDLMGIIREDLVYDLGRHVDNSVHLFEEWGLPVWKRDEDGSTQDGAKPAPKLSEGGKPVRSGRWQIMINGESYKVIVAEAAKKALEFNRKATGVDQNLFERVFISELIHDKNDPNRIAGAIGFSVRENKAYVFTAKTMLLACGGAVNVYRPRSTAEGQGRAWYPVWNAGTTYALAAQAGCELVLMENRFVPARFKDGYGPVGAWFLFFKCKATNSLGEDYCVTNLATANKDFGKYAEDPHKLTTAMRNHMMMIDMKAGKGPILMRTHEAMQALGETMTPKQMKHLEAEAWEDFLDMCIGQAVVWAGNNIEPDKTPSELMPTEPYLLGSHAGCAGIWVSGPDDLKGFPAEWNWGYNRMTTVDGLFTAGDGVGASGHKFSSGSHAEGRIAGKNMTAYCLDHVDYKPELGRDVEEVIAEIYAPMEIFGKNKDYSTDPNVNPNYIRPKMFQARLQKIMDEYVAGVATWYTTSKTMLEKGLEHLSLLKEDASKMAAEDNHELMRCWENYHRLMAGEAHARHILFREDSRYPGYYFRADHFYVDDENWKCFTISKYDRSTQNWTLSKRDYVQVIPD from the coding sequence ATGGGAGTAGAGAAAAACGAATTCAAGTTTTGCAAGAAGCCCGAAGTAGTTTACATAGATACGGATATTCTGCTTATAGGTGGGGGTATGGCTTGTTGCGGTGCAGTATATGAAGCGGCCAAATGGGCCACACCAAAAGGATTAAGAATCACCATGGTCGATAAGGCATCGGTCGACAGAAGCGGCGCCGTCGCTCAGGGCCTGTCGGCAATCAATACCTATTGTGGTGAAAACGATCCTGCCGATTATGTAAAATATGTCAGAACAGATCTGATGGGCATTATCCGGGAGGATCTTGTCTATGATCTCGGAAGGCACGTAGACAATTCTGTTCATCTCTTCGAAGAGTGGGGTCTCCCCGTATGGAAAAGAGATGAGGATGGTTCTACCCAGGATGGCGCAAAACCAGCTCCAAAGCTGAGCGAGGGGGGCAAGCCAGTCAGATCAGGCAGATGGCAGATTATGATTAACGGAGAGTCCTACAAAGTCATCGTTGCCGAAGCCGCAAAAAAAGCACTTGAATTCAACAGAAAGGCAACTGGCGTCGACCAGAACCTTTTTGAGCGGGTCTTTATCAGTGAGCTTATCCATGACAAAAACGATCCAAACAGGATCGCAGGCGCCATCGGTTTCAGCGTCAGGGAAAATAAAGCCTATGTGTTTACAGCAAAAACCATGTTGCTTGCCTGTGGTGGCGCTGTGAACGTCTACAGACCACGTTCAACGGCTGAAGGCCAGGGTCGTGCATGGTACCCGGTCTGGAATGCAGGTACCACCTATGCTCTTGCCGCCCAGGCAGGATGCGAGCTGGTACTGATGGAAAACAGGTTCGTTCCGGCAAGGTTCAAGGATGGTTATGGACCAGTTGGAGCATGGTTCCTCTTCTTCAAATGTAAAGCCACCAACTCCCTTGGAGAGGACTATTGCGTCACCAATCTGGCGACCGCCAACAAGGATTTTGGCAAGTATGCCGAAGATCCCCACAAGCTCACCACAGCCATGAGGAACCACATGATGATGATCGACATGAAGGCCGGTAAAGGCCCGATCCTCATGAGGACTCACGAGGCGATGCAGGCGCTTGGTGAAACCATGACGCCGAAACAAATGAAGCATCTTGAAGCCGAAGCATGGGAAGACTTCCTCGACATGTGTATCGGTCAGGCCGTCGTATGGGCAGGAAACAACATCGAACCGGACAAAACACCTTCAGAGCTTATGCCTACCGAACCTTACCTGCTCGGTTCTCATGCCGGTTGTGCCGGTATCTGGGTCAGTGGTCCGGATGATCTCAAGGGCTTCCCTGCAGAATGGAACTGGGGCTATAACAGGATGACCACCGTTGACGGTCTCTTTACCGCCGGTGACGGTGTTGGAGCCTCTGGTCACAAATTCTCGTCAGGCTCACATGCAGAGGGACGGATTGCAGGCAAGAACATGACCGCCTACTGCCTCGATCATGTAGATTACAAACCTGAACTCGGCAGGGATGTGGAAGAGGTGATTGCTGAAATTTACGCGCCAATGGAGATCTTTGGCAAGAACAAGGATTACAGCACTGATCCAAATGTCAACCCCAACTACATCCGGCCAAAAATGTTCCAGGCAAGGTTGCAGAAGATCATGGACGAATATGTCGCCGGTGTCGCAACATGGTACACCACCAGCAAAACCATGCTCGAAAAAGGTCTGGAACACCTGTCACTGCTCAAGGAAGATGCCAGCAAAATGGCGGCTGAAGATAATCATGAACTGATGCGCTGCTGGGAGAATTATCATCGCCTGATGGCAGGTGAAGCCCATGCCCGTCACATTCTGTTCCGT